A stretch of Helicobacter pylori DNA encodes these proteins:
- a CDS encoding IS701 family transposase, producing the protein MPYALRKRFFKRLALIVSTFCAISLSAKSYLFSPLPPAHQQIIKTEPCSLECLKDLMLQNQIFSFVSQYDDNNQDESLKTYYKDILNKLNPVSIASQTPAKENYEPKIELAILLPKKVVGRYAISVMNTLLAYLNTRNNDFNIQVFDSDEESPEKLEQTYKEIEKEKFPFIIALLTKEGVENLLQNTTISTPTYVPTVNKTQLANHTEPSLSERLYFGGIDYKEQLGMLISFIGHNSPVIEYDDDGLIGERLRQITESLNIEVKHQENVSYKQATSFSKNFRKHDAFFKNSTLILNTPTTKSGLILSQIGLLEYKPLKILSTQINFNPSLLLLTQPKDRKNLFIVNALQNSDETLIEYASLLESDLRHDWVNYSSAIGLEVFLNTLDPHFKKSFQESLEDNQVRYHNQIYQALGYSFEPVKNESETKKE; encoded by the coding sequence ATGCCATACGCCTTAAGAAAAAGATTTTTCAAACGCCTTGCGCTGATTGTTTCCACTTTTTGCGCGATAAGTTTGAGCGCTAAAAGCTATCTGTTTTCCCCTTTGCCTCCAGCACACCAGCAAATCATTAAGACAGAGCCTTGCTCTTTGGAATGCTTGAAAGACTTGATGCTGCAAAATCAAATCTTTTCTTTTGTATCCCAATACGATGACAATAACCAAGATGAGAGCCTTAAAACTTATTACAAGGACATCTTAAACAAACTCAACCCCGTATCCATCGCTTCTCAAACCCCAGCTAAAGAAAACTATGAGCCTAAGATTGAATTAGCGATTTTACTGCCTAAAAAAGTGGTGGGCCGTTATGCGATTTCGGTGATGAACACCCTTTTAGCGTATTTGAACACCAGAAACAACGATTTCAATATCCAAGTCTTTGACAGCGATGAAGAAAGCCCTGAAAAATTAGAGCAAACTTATAAAGAAATTGAAAAAGAAAAATTCCCTTTTATCATCGCTTTATTGACTAAAGAGGGCGTGGAAAATTTGCTCCAAAACACGACGATTAGCACCCCTACTTATGTGCCTACGGTGAATAAAACGCAATTAGCAAATCATACCGAGCCTTCTTTAAGCGAACGCTTGTATTTTGGGGGGATTGATTATAAAGAGCAATTAGGCATGCTCATTTCTTTTATCGGTCATAATTCACCCGTGATTGAATACGATGATGATGGCTTAATAGGCGAACGCTTGAGGCAAATCACGGAGTCTTTAAACATTGAAGTCAAACACCAAGAAAATGTTTCTTACAAGCAAGCCACGAGTTTTTCTAAAAATTTTAGAAAACATGATGCGTTTTTTAAAAATTCTACCTTGATTTTAAACACCCCTACCACTAAAAGCGGCCTTATTCTTTCTCAAATAGGGCTTTTAGAGTATAAGCCCCTTAAAATCCTTTCCACACAAATCAATTTCAACCCCTCTTTACTCTTGCTCACCCAGCCTAAAGACAGGAAAAATTTATTCATTGTCAATGCCTTACAAAACAGCGATGAAACGCTGATAGAATACGCTTCCTTATTAGAGAGCGATTTAAGGCATGATTGGGTGAATTATTCCAGCGCAATAGGGCTAGAGGTGTTTTTAAACACGCTAGATCCGCATTTTAAAAAGTCTTTTCAAGAGAGTTTGGAAGACAATCAAGTCCGTTACCACAATCAAATCTATCAGGCTTTAGGGTATTCTTTTGAGCCGGTGAAAAATGAAAGCGAAACAAAAAAAGAATAA
- the hofE gene encoding outer membrane beta-barrel protein HofE has translation MLKFQKLPLLFVSILYNQIPLLAFDYKFSGVAESFSKVGFNHSKLNSKEGIFPTATFVTATIKLQVDSNLLPKNIEKHSLKIGVGGILGALAYDSTKTLIDQATHQVYGSELFFFIGRWWGYLGDAPWKDSRIESDAHTRNYVLYNSYLFYSYGDKFHLKLGRYLSNMDFMSGYTQGFEVDYQIHSKVALKWFSSFGRALAAGQWIRDWYAPIVTEDGRKDVDYGIHAVQLYFSSKHVQATPFFYFSPKTYEAPGIKIHIDSNPKFRGLGLRSQTLINAIFPVYAKDLYDVYWRNSKIGEWGASLLIHQRFDYNEFNFGFGYYQNFGNANARIGWYGNPIPFDIRSNSIYGLVFSNAVTADSVSGYVFGGGVYRGFLWGILGRYTYATRASERSINLHLGYKWGSFASVDVNLQYYAVSMHTGYKVNDLTSPFNKAFKANTQDRSNLIVSLKFFF, from the coding sequence TTGTTAAAATTTCAAAAATTACCCTTATTGTTTGTTTCCATTCTTTACAATCAAATCCCTTTATTGGCTTTTGATTATAAGTTTAGCGGGGTAGCAGAATCTTTTTCTAAAGTGGGGTTTAACCATTCCAAACTCAATTCCAAAGAAGGGATTTTCCCTACAGCCACTTTTGTAACCGCCACGATCAAGCTTCAAGTGGATTCCAATCTGCTCCCTAAAAACATTGAAAAACACAGCTTAAAAATAGGCGTTGGCGGGATTTTAGGAGCGCTCGCTTACGATTCTACCAAAACGCTCATCGATCAAGCTACGCATCAAGTCTATGGCTCAGAACTTTTTTTCTTCATAGGGCGTTGGTGGGGGTATTTAGGCGACGCTCCTTGGAAAGACTCCCGCATAGAATCTGACGCTCACACCCGTAATTATGTGCTGTATAATTCCTATTTGTTTTATTCTTATGGCGATAAATTCCACCTAAAGCTAGGGCGTTACCTTTCTAACATGGATTTTATGAGCGGTTATACGCAAGGCTTTGAAGTGGATTATCAAATCCATTCTAAAGTAGCGTTAAAATGGTTCAGCTCTTTTGGGAGGGCTTTAGCTGCGGGGCAATGGATACGAGATTGGTATGCCCCTATTGTTACTGAAGATGGCAGAAAAGATGTTGATTATGGCATTCATGCGGTGCAACTCTATTTTTCTAGCAAACATGTTCAAGCCACGCCCTTTTTTTATTTTTCACCTAAAACTTACGAAGCGCCTGGGATTAAAATCCATATTGATAGCAACCCGAAATTTAGAGGTTTAGGGTTACGATCTCAAACCCTTATCAATGCGATTTTCCCTGTTTATGCTAAAGATTTATACGATGTGTATTGGCGTAACTCTAAGATTGGCGAGTGGGGTGCATCGCTTTTGATCCACCAACGCTTTGACTACAACGAGTTTAACTTTGGCTTTGGTTATTATCAAAATTTTGGCAACGCTAATGCAAGGATTGGCTGGTATGGTAACCCGATCCCTTTTGACATAAGAAGTAACAGCATTTATGGTTTGGTTTTTAGTAACGCTGTTACCGCAGACTCTGTTAGCGGATATGTCTTTGGTGGGGGGGTGTATAGAGGGTTTTTATGGGGGATCTTAGGCAGATACACTTACGCCACTAGAGCGAGCGAAAGATCCATTAACTTGCACTTGGGCTATAAATGGGGTTCTTTTGCTAGCGTTGATGTGAATTTACAATACTATGCGGTGAGCATGCACACTGGCTATAAGGTTAATGATCTCACTAGCCCTTTTAATAAAGCCTTTAAGGCGAACACACAAGACAGGAGCAACCTCATAGTGAGTTTGAAGTTCTTTTTTTAA
- the lolA gene encoding LolA-like outer membrane lipoprotein chaperone, translating to MKAFLKILMVLIFIGVAYAKNPPTLSKEEDVLQHLQSFSAHFKQVLKNEKPLVYYGILKAKAPNWALWVYEKPLKKEIYMNDKEVVVYEPNLFQATITPLKDKTDFFTILKRLKKQDDGSFQTTINKTTYRLVFKDGKPFSLEFKDEMNNLVTITFSQAEINPTIADEIFVFKPKDENIDIVRQ from the coding sequence ATGAAAGCTTTTTTAAAGATTTTAATGGTTTTGATTTTTATAGGCGTTGCTTACGCTAAAAATCCTCCAACCCTTTCTAAAGAAGAAGACGTTTTGCAGCATTTGCAAAGTTTTAGCGCGCATTTCAAGCAAGTGTTAAAAAACGAAAAGCCCTTAGTTTATTACGGGATTTTAAAGGCTAAAGCCCCTAATTGGGCTTTATGGGTTTATGAAAAGCCTTTAAAAAAAGAAATTTACATGAACGATAAGGAAGTGGTGGTTTATGAGCCTAATTTATTCCAAGCGACTATCACGCCCTTAAAAGACAAGACGGATTTTTTCACCATTCTCAAGCGCTTGAAAAAGCAAGATGACGGATCTTTTCAAACGACTATCAACAAGACCACTTATCGTTTGGTTTTCAAAGACGGCAAGCCTTTTTCGCTGGAATTTAAAGATGAAATGAACAATCTCGTAACGATCACTTTTTCTCAAGCAGAAATCAACCCCACCATTGCTGATGAAATCTTTGTTTTTAAACCTAAAGATGAAAATATTGATATAGTGCGCCAGTGA
- the secA gene encoding preprotein translocase subunit SecA — protein MIKAIIGKIIGTRNDRWIKQYKKQVLTINALEPTYEKMSDVELQNAFEELKKRVRSVEKDSQEKTLLEVLPESFAITREASKRILKMRHFDVQLIGGMVLNDGKIAEMKTGEGKTLVATLAVALNAMKGESVYVVTVNDYLAHRDSKEMEPLYQFLGYSVGTITASVRDDDERLEIYSKDIVYGTNNEFGFDYLRDNMKYSLEHKVQKSHAFAIVDEVDSILIDEARTPLIISGPVDRCMENYNKADEVAKSMQVEVDFTIDEKNRAILITEEGIKKAENLFGVDNLYKIENAALSHHLDQALKANYLFFIDKDYIVANNEVVIVDEFTGRLSEGRRFSEGLHQALEAKEGVSIKEESQTLADITFQNYFRMFSKLSGMTGTAQTEATEFLEIYNLEVVSIPTNLAIKRKDLNDLIYKSEKEKFDAVILKIKELHDKGQPVLVGTASIEKSETLHALLKKERIPHTVLNAKQHTKEAEIIKDAGLKGAVTIATNMAGRGVDIKLTDEIKELGGLYIIGTERHESRRIDNQLRGRSGRQGDPGTSQFYLSLEDNLLRIFGSDRIKGVMEKLGLKDGEHIESKLVTRAVENAQKKVENLHFESRKHLLEYDDVANEQRKSVYKFRDELLDVNYDIGAKIAENREYALNQIFSKLKAFDHQNLSEEELLGLKNILKEDFNAHVALEDLEKAAPIEKFVAEKLKSDYENKMKVLDSEQRSRIERIVYLQILDNAWREHLYTMDNLKTGINLRGYNQKDPLVEYKKESYNLFLELIEDIKMEAIKTFSKIQFENEQDSSDAERYLDNFSEEREHESVTYRHEETLDEDLNVAMKAFSKTPKRNEPCPCQSGKKYKDCCAKSGPKKGLFAK, from the coding sequence ATGATAAAAGCAATCATTGGAAAAATCATTGGCACCAGAAACGATCGCTGGATCAAACAATACAAAAAACAAGTCCTAACTATCAACGCCTTAGAGCCTACTTATGAAAAAATGAGCGATGTTGAGCTGCAAAACGCTTTTGAAGAGTTAAAAAAACGAGTGCGATCCGTAGAAAAAGATTCGCAAGAAAAAACCCTTTTAGAAGTCTTACCAGAAAGTTTTGCTATCACTAGAGAAGCGAGCAAAAGGATCTTAAAGATGCGCCATTTTGACGTGCAACTCATTGGGGGCATGGTCTTAAACGATGGCAAAATCGCTGAAATGAAAACCGGAGAGGGTAAAACTTTAGTCGCTACTTTAGCGGTGGCTTTGAACGCTATGAAAGGTGAAAGCGTGTATGTGGTAACCGTTAATGATTACCTAGCCCATAGGGATTCTAAAGAAATGGAGCCGTTGTATCAATTCTTAGGTTATAGCGTAGGCACGATCACTGCGAGCGTGCGAGATGATGATGAGCGTTTAGAAATTTATTCTAAAGACATTGTTTATGGCACTAATAATGAATTTGGCTTTGATTATCTAAGGGATAACATGAAATATTCTTTAGAGCATAAAGTGCAAAAATCGCATGCGTTCGCTATTGTTGATGAGGTGGATTCCATTTTAATTGATGAAGCGAGAACCCCTTTAATCATTTCAGGGCCTGTGGATAGGTGCATGGAAAATTACAACAAGGCTGATGAAGTCGCTAAAAGCATGCAAGTGGAAGTAGATTTCACCATAGATGAAAAAAACCGCGCGATTTTAATCACTGAAGAGGGGATTAAAAAAGCCGAAAACCTCTTTGGCGTGGATAATTTATACAAGATTGAAAACGCCGCCTTATCGCACCATTTAGACCAGGCTTTGAAAGCGAATTACCTCTTTTTTATTGATAAAGATTATATTGTAGCCAATAATGAAGTGGTGATTGTAGATGAATTTACCGGCCGTTTGTCTGAGGGGAGGCGCTTTAGTGAGGGCCTGCATCAGGCTTTAGAGGCTAAAGAGGGCGTGAGCATTAAAGAAGAGAGCCAAACCTTAGCCGATATTACTTTCCAAAATTATTTCAGGATGTTTTCTAAACTTTCAGGCATGACAGGCACGGCTCAAACCGAAGCCACAGAATTTTTAGAAATCTACAATTTGGAAGTGGTGTCTATCCCTACTAATTTAGCGATCAAGCGAAAAGACTTGAACGATCTCATCTATAAGAGTGAAAAAGAAAAATTTGACGCTGTGATCCTTAAAATTAAAGAATTACACGATAAAGGTCAGCCCGTTTTAGTCGGCACGGCCAGCATTGAAAAGAGTGAAACCTTGCACGCTTTACTCAAAAAAGAACGCATCCCTCACACCGTTTTAAACGCCAAGCAACACACCAAAGAAGCTGAAATCATCAAAGACGCCGGGCTTAAAGGAGCGGTTACGATTGCGACTAACATGGCAGGCAGGGGCGTTGATATTAAACTCACCGATGAGATTAAAGAACTTGGGGGGCTGTATATCATTGGCACTGAAAGGCATGAGAGCCGCAGGATTGACAACCAATTAAGGGGGCGAAGCGGGCGCCAAGGCGATCCGGGAACAAGCCAATTTTATTTGAGTTTAGAAGACAATCTGTTACGCATTTTTGGGAGCGATAGGATTAAGGGGGTGATGGAAAAATTAGGGCTTAAAGACGGCGAACACATTGAATCCAAGCTTGTAACAAGAGCGGTGGAAAACGCGCAAAAAAAAGTGGAGAACTTGCATTTTGAAAGCCGTAAGCATTTGTTAGAATACGATGATGTGGCTAATGAGCAACGAAAAAGCGTGTATAAATTTAGAGATGAATTATTAGATGTTAATTACGATATTGGTGCTAAAATCGCTGAAAACAGAGAATACGCGCTCAATCAAATCTTTTCTAAACTCAAAGCCTTTGACCATCAAAACCTGTCTGAAGAGGAACTTTTAGGGCTTAAAAACATCTTAAAAGAAGATTTTAACGCTCATGTTGCATTAGAAGATTTAGAAAAAGCCGCTCCTATTGAAAAGTTTGTGGCTGAAAAATTAAAAAGCGATTATGAAAACAAAATGAAAGTTTTGGATAGCGAACAAAGAAGCCGGATCGAACGCATCGTGTATTTGCAGATTTTAGACAACGCATGGCGAGAGCACCTTTATACGATGGATAATCTCAAAACCGGTATTAATTTGAGAGGCTATAACCAAAAAGACCCCCTTGTAGAATACAAAAAAGAGAGTTACAACCTTTTCTTAGAACTCATTGAAGACATCAAAATGGAAGCGATCAAAACCTTTTCTAAGATCCAGTTTGAAAACGAGCAAGATTCTAGCGATGCCGAGCGTTATTTGGATAACTTTAGCGAAGAAAGAGAGCATGAGAGCGTAACTTACCGCCATGAAGAAACTTTAGATGAAGATTTGAATGTGGCCATGAAAGCTTTTTCTAAAACCCCTAAAAGAAACGAGCCTTGCCCTTGTCAAAGCGGCAAGAAATATAAAGATTGTTGCGCTAAAAGCGGGCCTAAAAAGGGCTTATTTGCCAAATAG
- a CDS encoding ABC transporter permease, protein MPNRSLIFFLIKRYLRFDKSQPFISITALLAFFGVAVGVMVLIVAMAIMNGMSKEFEKKLFVMNYPLTLYTTSPYGISEEVVQALEKKFPNLLFSPYLQTQSLIKSAHSMNGGVVFGVDFSKERRINEVLNDALKNTNTNDLFKNPFNLIVGKSLRYSLNLDLNQKADLFFTELEPTGLTLSPIMKRFIIKGDFDSGLKSYDMSYMYASLQAISAIRRLPLGLYDGVHVYSKTPMKDIENLRNALKTINHHGIGIEGWWQQNGNFFSAMELEKRALFIVLMLIILMASLNIISSLLMVVMNRRKEIALLFSMGSSQKEIQKTFFYLGNIIGLGGVILGVVLAFLSMYLLSVFPIISLPADVYGINTLPLDLSLMDFTLTLIGSVIIVGLSSYYPSKKASTIDALSVLRNE, encoded by the coding sequence TTGCCAAATAGATCCTTAATCTTTTTCCTTATCAAGCGTTATTTGCGTTTTGATAAAAGCCAGCCATTTATTAGCATCACCGCTTTGTTGGCTTTTTTTGGCGTGGCGGTTGGCGTGATGGTTTTAATTGTGGCTATGGCGATCATGAACGGTATGAGTAAGGAATTTGAAAAAAAGCTTTTTGTGATGAACTACCCCTTAACGCTCTATACCACAAGCCCTTATGGGATCAGCGAAGAAGTGGTTCAAGCTTTAGAAAAAAAGTTCCCTAATTTGCTTTTTAGCCCCTATTTGCAAACCCAAAGCCTGATTAAAAGCGCGCATTCTATGAATGGTGGCGTGGTGTTTGGGGTTGATTTTTCTAAAGAAAGGCGCATCAATGAAGTTTTAAACGACGCTTTAAAAAACACCAATACAAACGATCTCTTTAAAAACCCTTTTAATTTGATCGTGGGGAAAAGCTTGAGATACAGCTTGAATTTAGATCTCAATCAAAAAGCCGATTTGTTTTTCACCGAGTTAGAGCCAACCGGTCTCACGCTCTCCCCTATCATGAAACGCTTTATTATCAAAGGCGATTTTGATTCAGGGCTAAAATCTTATGACATGAGCTACATGTATGCTAGTCTTCAAGCTATAAGCGCGATCAGGAGGTTGCCCTTAGGGCTTTATGATGGGGTGCATGTCTATTCTAAAACGCCCATGAAGGATATTGAAAATTTACGCAACGCTTTAAAAACCATCAACCACCATGGCATAGGCATTGAAGGGTGGTGGCAGCAAAACGGGAATTTTTTCTCGGCGATGGAATTAGAAAAAAGAGCGTTATTCATTGTGCTCATGCTCATTATTTTAATGGCGTCTTTGAATATCATCAGCTCGCTTTTAATGGTGGTGATGAACAGGCGTAAAGAAATCGCCCTACTCTTTAGCATGGGGAGCAGCCAAAAAGAAATCCAAAAAACCTTTTTTTATTTGGGTAATATCATTGGTTTAGGCGGTGTGATTCTTGGGGTGGTTTTAGCGTTTTTAAGCATGTATCTTTTAAGCGTGTTCCCTATCATCTCGCTCCCAGCAGATGTTTATGGCATTAACACCTTGCCTTTGGATTTGTCTTTAATGGATTTTACGCTCACTCTAATAGGCTCTGTGATTATCGTAGGGCTTTCTTCTTATTACCCGTCTAAAAAAGCTTCTACTATTGACGCTTTAAGCGTGTTAAGGAATGAATAA